In Taeniopygia guttata chromosome 34, bTaeGut7.mat, whole genome shotgun sequence, a genomic segment contains:
- the LOC140681294 gene encoding olfactory receptor 14J1-like, which translates to MCYDRYVSICKPLHYGTLLGSRACAHMAAAAWASAFLTALLHTANTFSLPLCHGNSLGQFFCVIPQILKLSCSKSHLRELGLSALSACLGFGCFVFIVFSYVQIFRAVLRIPSEQGRQKAFSTCLPHLAVVSLFVSTVIFAYLKPPLMSSHSLDLALSVLYSVVPPALNPLIYSLRNQELKAAVWALMTGCFQGHSNFWPISPNYFE; encoded by the coding sequence atgtgctacgaccgctacgtgtccatctgcaaacccctgcactacgggaccctcctgggcagcagagcttgtgcccacatggcagcagctgcctgggccagtgcctttctcactgctctgctgcacacagccaatacattttccctgcccctgtgccatggcaatagcctgggacagttcttctgtgtaatcccccagatcctcaagctctcctgctccaaatcccaccTCAGGGAACTTGGGCTCAGTGCTCTTAGTGCGTGTTTAGGATTTggatgttttgtgttcattgttttctcctatgtgcagatcttcagggctgtgctgaggatcccctctgagcagggacggcagaaagccttttccacctgcctccctcacctggctgtggtctctctgtttGTCAGCACTGTAATATTTGCCTACCTGAAGCCCCCCTTGATGTCCTCCCattccctggatctggccctgtcagttctgtactcggtggtgcctccagccctgaaccccctcatctacagcctgaggaaccaggagctcaaggctgcagtgtgggcactgatgactggatgctttcaagGACATTCAAACTTCTGGCCAATTTCTCCAAATTACTTTGAATAA